The following are encoded together in the Thermococcus sibiricus MM 739 genome:
- a CDS encoding DUF169 domain-containing protein has protein sequence MEIQEISDEIEYRIKPKGAPIAFKMVEEDKIPEYKNIKKMRRKLTLCQVLKLVAIHEKTYRVDSKSLAGCVFGPYILGFEELPEKLKAKWLSGKEYTEEGYEKMIQDIVHLPQGKYQEAIFGPLKDFHELKIDPDGIILIVNPTQAYLLLGGYYDSEFKKPYSNFNGHAACEIVATLTLGNHPWLNIPCGGARAMAHVQDDEIWLGMDVEELEKALTRLKKIGAKYPPQVYPLLTAGPHPRHPWTKLLGKDED, from the coding sequence ATGGAGATACAAGAAATCTCAGACGAAATTGAATATCGAATTAAGCCTAAAGGAGCCCCTATAGCTTTCAAAATGGTCGAGGAGGATAAGATTCCCGAGTACAAAAATATTAAAAAAATGAGACGAAAACTTACTTTATGTCAAGTACTGAAACTTGTGGCAATACATGAAAAAACTTACAGAGTTGATAGTAAAAGCCTAGCTGGATGTGTTTTTGGACCCTATATTCTTGGATTTGAAGAACTTCCTGAAAAACTAAAAGCAAAATGGCTTTCAGGCAAGGAATATACCGAAGAAGGGTATGAAAAAATGATACAAGATATCGTTCATCTTCCCCAGGGAAAATACCAAGAAGCTATTTTTGGACCATTGAAAGATTTCCACGAACTCAAAATAGATCCTGACGGAATCATACTCATTGTCAACCCCACTCAGGCATATTTACTTCTGGGTGGCTACTATGACTCGGAGTTCAAAAAACCCTATTCTAATTTTAACGGTCACGCCGCATGTGAAATCGTGGCAACATTGACTCTAGGAAATCATCCATGGCTAAACATCCCATGTGGGGGAGCAAGAGCCATGGCCCATGTCCAAGACGATGAGATATGGCTGGGAATGGACGTTGAGGAGTTAGAAAAAGCCTTGACAAGACTGAAAAAAATTGGAGCAAAGTATCCTCCTCAAGTATACCCACTACTCACAGCTGGCCCTCATCCACGTCATCCATGGACAAAGCTACTTGGAAAAGATGAAGATTAA
- a CDS encoding LeuA family protein — MDLPNKEKWDTERYWLTPYNWIDEVRSKISPPERVVLHDATIREGQQMPGVAFKRDEIVMIAKALDELGIDRIELIPFLSKDDEEAAKELVDMGLNAKLLSFVSWKKEDTDLALKLDLEGVVLDFVGNPWQGKVFWNLKPEEIIERGVNAALYAKDHGLYVVAMPWDDFKAPLDFVEQNVKALTEAHVDRITICDTYGDALPWAMEYVMKRLKKAADKTPLELHIHNDFGLATAGALVAVASGVEGLHVTVNGLGERVGLLSLEEIAVALEFLLGVKTNINLEKLYEISKIVEEISKVKVAVNKPIVGANQFKYTAGWITWMHRKAREAGKLTGMLPFMPEAVGRQLDYVVSKGSGASFVAEKLAELGITVEDPEKMKIIARKVKETANTLKSTVPDSLLIKIAREVLEKEGK; from the coding sequence TTGGATTTGCCAAACAAAGAAAAATGGGATACTGAAAGATATTGGTTAACTCCCTACAATTGGATTGATGAAGTGCGCTCCAAGATAAGCCCTCCAGAAAGAGTGGTACTCCATGATGCCACAATAAGAGAAGGACAACAGATGCCTGGAGTGGCATTCAAGAGAGATGAGATAGTAATGATTGCAAAGGCCCTAGATGAACTCGGCATAGACAGAATAGAATTAATCCCATTCCTATCTAAGGATGATGAAGAAGCCGCAAAAGAATTAGTTGATATGGGCCTTAATGCAAAACTTCTCTCTTTCGTAAGCTGGAAAAAGGAAGACACGGACTTGGCCCTAAAACTAGATTTAGAGGGCGTTGTTCTAGATTTCGTTGGAAATCCATGGCAAGGAAAAGTATTCTGGAATTTGAAGCCAGAAGAAATAATCGAACGTGGAGTTAATGCTGCATTATATGCAAAAGACCATGGCCTTTATGTAGTTGCAATGCCTTGGGATGACTTCAAAGCCCCCTTAGATTTTGTAGAGCAGAATGTGAAGGCGTTAACAGAGGCCCATGTGGACAGGATTACTATATGTGATACCTATGGAGACGCCCTTCCATGGGCAATGGAATACGTTATGAAGCGCCTTAAGAAAGCAGCTGACAAAACACCATTAGAGTTGCACATACACAATGACTTTGGTCTAGCGACTGCTGGGGCCCTAGTTGCCGTAGCCTCTGGAGTAGAAGGTCTCCATGTGACCGTGAACGGTCTTGGAGAGAGAGTTGGCCTGTTGTCTCTTGAAGAGATAGCAGTTGCATTGGAGTTTCTACTAGGAGTAAAGACCAACATAAACTTAGAAAAACTATACGAGATCTCAAAAATCGTTGAAGAAATATCAAAAGTAAAAGTTGCAGTGAACAAGCCCATTGTTGGTGCAAACCAGTTCAAATACACAGCAGGGTGGATTACCTGGATGCACAGGAAGGCAAGAGAAGCCGGCAAACTTACAGGTATGCTACCATTTATGCCAGAGGCCGTAGGGAGACAATTGGATTATGTGGTCTCAAAGGGAAGTGGAGCCTCATTTGTGGCAGAGAAACTAGCTGAGCTTGGAATTACTGTAGAAGACCCAGAAAAAATGAAGATAATAGCTCGCAAAGTCAAGGAGACTGCCAATACTCTAAAAAGCACTGTACCTGATTCCTTGTTAATAAAAATAGCAAGAGAAGTTTTAGAAAAGGAGGGAAAATAG